A single genomic interval of Calditrichota bacterium harbors:
- a CDS encoding GNAT family N-acetyltransferase gives MGDLEVLNAISIESKMHWGYPKEWIEKWVDDLTLTENDFADQKIFKLEKDKAIIGWCSIQENETSYEVMNLWVKPDFIGSGYGKILLHESLKKVASKKKSIIVEADPNAEAFYASQGFVTYDKIESYPKDSFLPLMRKEQ, from the coding sequence GTGGGCGATTTAGAAGTTCTAAATGCTATAAGTATTGAATCGAAAATGCATTGGGGCTATCCAAAAGAGTGGATCGAGAAATGGGTCGATGATTTAACCCTGACCGAAAATGATTTTGCAGATCAAAAAATTTTTAAACTTGAAAAAGACAAAGCCATTATTGGCTGGTGCTCAATCCAGGAAAATGAAACAAGTTATGAAGTAATGAATTTGTGGGTAAAACCAGATTTTATTGGCTCAGGATATGGGAAAATTTTACTACATGAATCTCTAAAAAAAGTAGCTTCTAAGAAGAAATCCATAATCGTTGAAGCTGATCCAAATGCAGAGGCGTTTTATGCCAGCCAGGGATTTGTTACCTACGACAAAATAGAGAGTTATCCCAAAGACAGCTTTTTACCTTTAATGAGAAAAGAACAATGA
- a CDS encoding proline racemase, with translation MKSILKNWKWQPPKDWLTIKTIDLHTGGEPLRVYTDGLPEIKGKTILEKRRFFRDNYDYIRTGTMFEPRGHADMYGAVITEPTTDDADFGTFFLHNEGYSTMCGHAIIALTKLVFDTGIIKKEADEPELIINAPPGKIYAKALRKNGIVQKVSFKNVPSFLYLKNKEIDVPGIGPVQFDVAFGGAFYAFCDADKLGLKMDESDYNKLIEFGRRIKHAVMENFEIKHPFEEDLSFLYGTIFTGKAFNPKNHSRNVCIFAEGEVDRSATGSGVSARAALHHAKSELAQNEKITIESILGTTMDVRVLETTKFGPHKAIIPEVSGTAFITGQNEFYFDPADPLKNGFIFR, from the coding sequence ATGAAATCCATTCTGAAAAATTGGAAGTGGCAACCACCGAAAGATTGGCTGACAATTAAAACTATTGATCTTCATACAGGTGGCGAACCTCTTCGTGTTTATACGGATGGCCTGCCTGAGATCAAAGGTAAGACTATTCTTGAGAAAAGACGTTTTTTTCGGGATAACTATGATTATATCCGCACCGGAACTATGTTTGAGCCACGCGGACATGCAGATATGTACGGAGCTGTAATCACTGAGCCCACAACTGACGATGCCGATTTTGGAACTTTCTTTTTGCATAATGAAGGTTACAGCACCATGTGCGGCCACGCCATCATCGCCTTAACAAAACTTGTTTTTGATACCGGGATAATTAAAAAAGAAGCTGACGAACCTGAGTTAATTATCAATGCCCCGCCGGGGAAAATTTATGCCAAAGCTCTTCGCAAAAATGGAATTGTTCAAAAAGTATCTTTTAAAAATGTACCCTCATTCCTTTATCTGAAAAATAAGGAAATCGATGTTCCCGGGATCGGGCCGGTTCAATTTGACGTGGCTTTTGGAGGTGCTTTTTATGCCTTCTGTGATGCCGATAAATTGGGTCTTAAAATGGATGAATCGGATTATAACAAATTGATTGAATTCGGGCGAAGAATAAAACACGCTGTCATGGAAAATTTTGAAATCAAACACCCATTTGAAGAAGATTTAAGTTTTCTTTACGGCACCATTTTTACAGGGAAAGCATTTAATCCCAAAAACCATAGCCGAAATGTTTGTATATTTGCAGAGGGCGAAGTCGACCGATCTGCAACAGGATCCGGAGTTAGCGCCCGGGCCGCATTACATCATGCAAAAAGTGAATTAGCCCAAAATGAAAAAATAACCATTGAAAGTATTCTTGGGACAACCATGGATGTTCGGGTTTTAGAAACGACCAAATTTGGTCCGCACAAAGCTATTATACCGGAGGTTTCCGGGACAGCTTTTATCACGGGGCAAAATGAATTTTATTTCGATCCGGCTGATCCGTTAAAGAATGGATTCATATTTAGATAA
- a CDS encoding peptidase, whose amino-acid sequence MLKKILLILIVLLLGYQTNLFACTIIVVGKKASADGSNIISHTDTGQDSRIFVVPAMTFKPGEKAAVYWGIQDADRPLHDDGEILGYTPQVEKTYKYFQSAYSHLNEFQLGIGESTTAQRKELICTRENGKQIMTIEQAQIFALQRHKKAKEAVQFIGDLMMTYGFLPSSGDGSETLVIADTDEIWVFEVFGVGPGWTPESGKPGAIWAAQRVPDDKATMIPNWSIIKEINEEDTDNFLVSKNYKQEAIDRGWYDPASGKPFIWQEAYTPLPVEYATGRFWLFHQRFAPNYREWPDRFIKDDPYKSLKPYYQIVEPVSIYPFAVKPEKKISAHDVIAFQRSTFEGTIYDMTSDPHWLVPADSGKYVKSPLATPFPGSDLRKLLKLTYRRPVARHRGHYGMVLQLRGWLPNEIGGVYWVYLDNPYFSPYVPIYSGNLSVAETYNIYDPEKYDERSARWAIDFVDNLANLKFQNIAEDVRAARNPFEKKIIDGQQKIEEEAMKLYKKNPKEAQKFLTNYSNGLMNDVTKMYLNLRDQIITNYSNNHE is encoded by the coding sequence ATGTTAAAAAAGATATTATTAATTCTGATCGTTTTGTTATTAGGATACCAGACTAACCTGTTTGCATGCACAATAATAGTTGTTGGTAAAAAAGCTTCGGCAGATGGTTCTAACATTATTTCACACACGGATACAGGCCAGGATTCGAGAATTTTTGTAGTTCCGGCAATGACATTTAAGCCGGGAGAAAAAGCAGCCGTTTATTGGGGCATTCAGGATGCAGACAGGCCTTTACATGATGATGGAGAAATCCTGGGATATACCCCTCAGGTAGAAAAAACCTACAAATATTTTCAATCAGCATACTCACATTTAAACGAATTTCAACTTGGGATCGGTGAAAGCACGACGGCCCAGCGCAAAGAGCTAATATGCACCCGCGAAAATGGCAAACAAATAATGACCATCGAGCAAGCTCAGATTTTTGCCTTGCAACGGCATAAAAAAGCAAAAGAAGCTGTGCAGTTTATTGGTGATTTAATGATGACTTACGGCTTTTTGCCATCAAGTGGTGATGGATCTGAAACGTTGGTAATTGCCGATACGGATGAAATTTGGGTTTTTGAAGTTTTTGGTGTTGGACCGGGCTGGACACCGGAAAGTGGAAAACCGGGAGCCATTTGGGCAGCTCAACGCGTACCTGATGACAAAGCAACCATGATTCCAAACTGGAGCATCATCAAAGAAATAAATGAGGAAGACACAGATAATTTTTTGGTTTCTAAAAATTATAAGCAGGAAGCCATTGACCGCGGCTGGTACGATCCTGCATCCGGAAAACCATTTATCTGGCAGGAAGCTTATACTCCCCTTCCTGTTGAATATGCCACCGGTAGGTTTTGGCTTTTTCATCAAAGATTTGCTCCAAATTACAGAGAATGGCCTGATCGTTTTATTAAAGATGATCCATACAAAAGCCTTAAACCTTATTATCAAATAGTTGAACCGGTTTCAATTTATCCCTTTGCTGTTAAGCCAGAAAAAAAGATCTCCGCCCATGATGTAATTGCATTTCAGCGTTCAACTTTTGAAGGTACTATATATGATATGACCTCCGATCCGCACTGGTTGGTCCCGGCCGACAGCGGGAAATATGTTAAAAGCCCTTTGGCAACACCGTTTCCCGGTAGCGACTTGCGAAAATTATTAAAACTCACCTATCGTCGCCCTGTTGCCAGGCATCGCGGGCATTACGGAATGGTGCTTCAACTGCGCGGTTGGCTGCCAAACGAAATTGGCGGTGTTTACTGGGTTTATCTGGATAATCCATATTTTAGTCCCTATGTACCAATTTACTCCGGAAATCTTTCAGTAGCAGAAACATACAATATTTATGACCCGGAAAAGTATGATGAACGGTCAGCTCGCTGGGCAATTGATTTTGTTGATAACCTTGCCAATTTAAAATTTCAGAATATTGCTGAAGATGTTCGTGCTGCACGAAATCCCTTTGAGAAAAAAATAATCGATGGTCAGCAAAAGATTGAAGAAGAGGCCATGAAGCTATATAAAAAAAATCCTAAGGAAGCACAGAAATTCTTAACAAACTATTCCAACGGATTAATGAATGATGTTACTAAAATGTATCTCAATTTGCGTGATCAAATAATTACAAATTACAGCAACAACCACGAATAA
- a CDS encoding putative metal-dependent hydrolase has translation MTNFDLRKLQYPIGEFNKPDVIDELIIKKWIADIENFPDNVESLTTDLNVDQLNWKYRPGGWTIKQVVHHCSDSHINSIIRFKLALTEDQPQIRPYFENRWAELHDSLDNDISDSLALLKALHSKWAKLLKSLSNIELDRKFIHPEHVNAISLKENIGLYAWHCNHHLQHIRQALKHKNSF, from the coding sequence ATGACTAATTTTGATCTTAGAAAACTTCAATATCCGATCGGGGAATTTAATAAACCTGACGTGATTGATGAACTAATCATAAAAAAATGGATTGCAGATATTGAGAATTTTCCGGACAATGTTGAATCATTAACAACTGATTTAAATGTTGATCAACTCAACTGGAAATACAGACCTGGTGGGTGGACGATTAAACAAGTTGTTCATCACTGTTCGGATAGCCACATTAACAGTATCATCCGTTTTAAACTTGCCCTTACTGAAGACCAACCTCAAATACGCCCTTACTTTGAAAACCGCTGGGCTGAATTGCACGATTCATTAGACAATGACATTTCTGACTCTCTTGCTTTGCTTAAGGCCCTCCACAGCAAATGGGCAAAATTATTGAAAAGTCTATCAAATATTGAATTGGACAGAAAATTTATTCACCCGGAACATGTAAATGCTATTTCTTTAAAAGAGAATATTGGCCTTTATGCTTGGCATTGTAACCATCATTTGCAGCATATCAGGCAAGCTTTAAAACATAAAAACAGTTTTTAG
- a CDS encoding ornithine cyclodeaminase family protein: MLIINEQDIESAVAPLELVGAIEKAYLIQDKKSTQIPDRMHINSAGNTLLVMPGFIESAFGTKLVSLFPENKKLNKPVLSGVMILNDSQTGEPLALINGAKLTAMRTGAVGATAVKHLSQNSAKTFGIIGAGVQAYHQALIVGHVQPFQKLLVCDKEWQKAEQLKNKLDSKLENIKIEYTVDPDKLVLNSDVIITTTTSNTPVFDADVKNLKNKTFIGIGSYKPDMQEFPLQLFGTVEKVYVDTPFAKEECGDLKIPIERGILKEHNVLSFSALLTKKQSLNKTSIRLFKSVGMSLFDLTVAELIFNNAKEKNLGTEVQI, from the coding sequence ATGTTAATTATAAACGAACAAGACATTGAAAGTGCTGTTGCTCCACTGGAACTTGTTGGTGCAATTGAAAAAGCATACTTGATTCAGGATAAAAAAAGCACCCAAATTCCTGACAGGATGCACATTAATTCTGCTGGAAATACTTTGCTTGTAATGCCGGGGTTTATTGAATCTGCTTTTGGTACAAAACTGGTTTCATTGTTTCCTGAAAACAAAAAACTAAATAAACCGGTTTTAAGCGGAGTAATGATTCTTAATGATTCGCAAACTGGCGAGCCACTTGCTTTAATAAATGGGGCTAAGTTAACAGCAATGAGAACCGGCGCTGTTGGAGCAACTGCGGTTAAACATCTTTCCCAAAATTCTGCAAAAACATTTGGCATTATTGGTGCAGGTGTTCAGGCTTATCATCAGGCGCTTATTGTTGGCCACGTACAACCTTTTCAAAAACTTTTAGTTTGCGATAAAGAATGGCAAAAGGCAGAGCAGCTAAAAAACAAACTGGACTCAAAACTTGAAAATATTAAAATAGAATATACTGTTGATCCGGACAAACTGGTTTTAAATTCCGATGTAATTATCACTACCACAACATCCAACACACCTGTTTTTGATGCCGATGTAAAAAATCTCAAAAATAAAACTTTTATCGGGATTGGATCTTACAAACCGGATATGCAGGAATTTCCTTTGCAATTATTTGGAACTGTGGAGAAGGTTTATGTAGACACTCCTTTTGCAAAAGAAGAATGTGGAGATTTAAAAATCCCTATCGAACGCGGGATACTGAAAGAACATAATGTTCTCTCATTTTCTGCATTATTGACAAAAAAACAATCGCTAAATAAAACCTCAATTCGGCTATTTAAATCTGTAGGAATGTCTCTTTTTGACTTAACAGTGGCCGAGTTAATTTTTAATAATGCAAAAGAAAAAAATCTTGGAACAGAGGTACAAATATAA
- a CDS encoding aminopeptidase P family protein, with protein sequence MFKKETYKSRRAQLKNQFHSGLLLFLGNDESPMNYADNTFHFRQDSTFLYYFGLDNPGLVGLIDLDNDKEIIFGDDLTIDDVVWMGSQPSIMERSEKVGISKTGSLNEMYDFLQQALTKNRKIHFLPAYRAEHQIKLFNWLKIPVNETNNNASIDLIVAVAEQRNIKSAEEIEQIEQAVSVTADMHFAAMRFAKPGMTEAQVAAKVHEVALADGGNLSFPIIATINGQTLHNHYHGNTIKDGDLFLLDAGAENELHYAGDMSSTFPVSAKFTERQKEIYQIALDAHNAAINALKPGIDFKEIHFTASRHIFNGLKEMGYTKGDTEEAINAGAHALFLPCGTGHLMGLDVHDMENLGEQYVGYAGQQKSTLFGLKSLRLGREIKPGYVFTIEPGIYFIPELIDLWKSKKKFTEFINYEKVEEYKDFGGTRNEENLVITKDGYKILGKPLAKSIEDVEAERAKAF encoded by the coding sequence ATGTTTAAAAAAGAAACCTATAAAAGCAGGCGTGCCCAATTAAAAAATCAATTTCATTCTGGCCTTCTCCTATTTTTGGGAAATGATGAAAGCCCGATGAACTATGCTGATAATACATTTCATTTCAGACAGGACAGTACTTTTCTATATTATTTTGGATTGGACAACCCGGGCTTGGTGGGTTTAATAGATTTAGATAACGATAAAGAAATTATCTTTGGGGATGATTTAACCATCGACGATGTAGTTTGGATGGGTTCACAACCTTCAATTATGGAACGCAGCGAAAAAGTTGGGATCTCCAAAACCGGCTCGCTAAACGAAATGTATGATTTTTTACAACAGGCGCTTACCAAAAACAGAAAAATTCACTTTTTACCTGCATATAGAGCAGAGCACCAAATAAAGCTTTTTAACTGGCTAAAAATCCCGGTAAATGAAACAAATAATAATGCTTCTATTGATTTAATTGTTGCAGTTGCTGAGCAGCGAAATATTAAATCTGCTGAAGAAATTGAACAGATTGAACAGGCAGTTTCCGTTACAGCTGATATGCATTTCGCGGCCATGCGCTTTGCAAAACCGGGGATGACTGAAGCACAGGTTGCAGCAAAGGTTCATGAGGTTGCTTTGGCAGACGGTGGGAATCTCTCTTTTCCAATCATCGCAACAATCAACGGACAAACCCTGCATAACCATTATCATGGAAATACTATTAAGGATGGCGATCTATTTTTACTGGATGCCGGAGCAGAAAACGAACTACATTATGCAGGTGATATGTCCAGCACTTTTCCGGTTTCGGCAAAGTTTACTGAGCGGCAAAAAGAGATCTACCAAATTGCCCTTGATGCACACAATGCAGCCATCAATGCTTTGAAACCAGGAATTGATTTTAAGGAAATTCATTTTACCGCGTCGCGCCACATTTTTAACGGATTAAAGGAAATGGGTTATACAAAAGGAGATACTGAAGAAGCAATTAACGCCGGCGCACATGCACTTTTCCTGCCATGTGGCACAGGACATTTAATGGGGTTGGATGTCCACGATATGGAAAATCTTGGAGAACAATATGTTGGTTATGCCGGTCAACAAAAGAGTACACTTTTTGGATTAAAGTCACTTAGGCTGGGACGAGAAATAAAACCCGGATATGTTTTTACTATCGAACCCGGGATATATTTTATTCCCGAACTTATTGACCTTTGGAAATCTAAAAAGAAGTTCACAGAATTTATTAATTATGAAAAAGTTGAAGAATACAAAGATTTTGGCGGTACACGTAACGAAGAAAATCTTGTGATTACCAAGGACGGATACAAAATACTTGGCAAACCTTTAGCCAAATCTATTGAAGATGTAGAAGCTGAACGCGCGAAAGCATTTTAA